AGCTTTCACGAGTCGGCATGCGTATGTGTAGTTTGGCTGAGTTGGGTTCCCCATGGCAGCCGTGTACATGCAGTCATGATGCATGGCTACACACCATTGTATTGATGGGGCCAGTAGACATGAGCCCTTGCTACTGTGGTTCAGGCCTCTCTGAGTCGTCACCCCGATTCCAACTTTTTTTGTGTCTTCAACTATTCATAGACATGCCACTGAAAAGTTGTCTGTCCAGCAAAGCTGTAAGGCAGCTGTATTTACCATACTTTGTAATGTAAAACAGGAGTaaaaaaatttatttaaaaaatctTGCATCATGTTTGAAGCACAGTTCCAAATACAGCACAAGGCGCTTTCTCCAAATGGCAATTCTGGGGAGAAAAATGTAACATTCGTGTAGATATGGTATCTACAATTTACAGAACACAAAAAGCTGCAAAAATTACTGTATTTGCATATAAAGATGTCTAAAACAATGCAACCTGCAAAGACATCCTGTGTGGCTCACACTGTCCTCTTGAGTATCCACTGCCTATTCTCTCACTGTTTGGCCTGGTAACACGGCCACCAACCAACCACTCAGTAATTAGGACAGCGAGAGCCTGTGTACGCCCCACGCTGCCCTTTCAAATAATTCCTTTCACATGATGTGGAAGAAATTTTACAACATGCGAGTCCTCAGCTCCAATATGGGAGAAGGCCTGGGAGGAATGTCACTTGCCGGCAGTGGTCAAGGCAATGCGCGTAGCTCACCTTCTCACACCATCGCCTGGCAACATTTCAtttaatagagagttttatcTTGTCTGGTATTCGGGTAAAtgcaggcggactgggcgttttgccggaaGGACAGAGGCATAAACTGCGAGTGGCCTGAATGACGCAGCCACCAGGTGGCGCAGAGCTCAGACAAAcgcagctaatattgcagtaaccaagtgtatttcactttgttcctggtgtaaattttggCAGCAACACAattacgccgctgccgaaaatttacaccagcagcgaagtagaatacacgaGTAGCTGTAAGCTTGTCTCGTGTAAAGACCGcacaatgtagaaaaaaaaaagtgcaggccTTGCACATATAAATATATATCACAAAGCCTAAAATACAAACAAGCAACAAATAATTATGCAGGTCAGCATGGATTTTTGGACACAGAAAGGGCAACTAGAATGTCTGAAGTTTCACAGAAACTGATACGCGATACCTAAATCTTATACCGTGTACCTTCACTTAGTGGAAAGGAAATGACATTACTATTTTtaaaaatagagaaagagagagagaaaaaataagaaagtgcTGACCTGTCTGTAATTCCGTCTGTCCAATGCCATACGGTGATTCCAAAAATGTTTGAAGAAGTGAGGCAACACCTCCTCCTTTATGTACTGGGGCTCCACACCGTCCGTGGCACAACACTGCTTCACTACCTTGAGCACAATTTTCTTCATCTCCTCATCAGGAGACTGGAACTCCCGAATAAGGATCAGCATCACTTCCCTTGTGTAGTAGTTGGCGTACTCAGCGTCCATCAATGGGATAAGGTAGCCAATAGCCTTCAGAAACGCAGCCAGACCTTTGCCTCGATGCGTTCGTATACCTTTCCAAAGGGGCTTGAGCACAGAGTCAAAAGACTCAATGCCGTAAGGTGTTGCTGCTTCAGCAAGTGCAGCAAGAGCCAGAGCTGTGATAGTCCGCACTTTCTGCTGTTCATCGACGAGACCGTGCTCGATGATCTCAACAAGAGCACGCAGGTGAGGCAGGATGGCACAACCCATAAGGATGGCAATCTGCTGGACGATCTTGATGCCTGTGTGGCGTGCTTGCCACGATTTCTTGCTGCGACAGACAGCTTTTAGGAAGGGGAGCAACGCTGGAATTCCCAGTGCTGAGGCAACCACAGCAAATGCACGGGCTGTTGTGTTTCGGACATACTCATCAATGTTATCAATGTCAGGTCTCATGGTGGAGATCATGGTTGCCAGGCCAGCAGCTTTAGCAAGGTTGGAAATGATCTCTCTGCCCTCAACACGAGCATAGTAGTCCTCATCGATAAGGAGGGGCTCGATAACAACAAGGATCTTGTGCACGTAAGGACGAACAAGGTCGTCAAGTTTGTACAGAACACGGTCGATAACCTTTACAAGGAGATGACGCTCTTGGTCTTCCAGTGTGGGTGACATAAGCAATGGGAGAATCTGGTTGAAAAGTGCACCAGCGCCCAACTCTCGTGCCTTGTCTGTGATTTGTCGGAGTGCAGCCTTGCGCATGGGTGGCGTGCCATTTTTGATCTTCAGCAGCAGCTTCATGATCTTGCGCTCCTTCTGCTCTTCGGGGCTTAGCAGCTCCTCATCCACTTCGGCAAGGAGTTTGTCGAAGTACTGCAAGTCCTCGGGTTTCAAAGGGGGCAGGTTTCCTTTTGGTTGGCTGTCAGCCAGCTTCACTGGTTCTTCTTTTTGGAAGAAAAAGCCAGGACCTGCACCGGGGATTCCTGCACCTGCTCCCCCAAGCGGTGTGGGTGTGGCTGTCAACTTGCGTGCTGGAGTTCGTATGGGCACATAACCAGCTGGCGGTTGGAGAATTTTGTAGCCAGGTGGGAACATGGCATCTAACTCCTCATCTGTGAGCGGGCGGTTTCTCTCGTCAATCTCCCGCTCCCAGCGATAAGCCTGAAAaaggagaaaaacaaaaaaatccaTTAGAGAGTGAAAAAGCTCTTCGACATCAGCATAAACTTTCACAGCCATTTTATTGCACTGGTGTTGCACACCCCATTTGAACACTGGTAAAGCTTCAGAAAAGACCACGATTTTATggtttaaaaaattaaaattaaattatggggttttacgtgccaaaaccagttctgattatgaggcacgccgtagcagggactccggaaatttggaccacctggggttctttaacgtgcacctaaatctaagtacacgggtgttttcgcatttcgcccccatcgaaatgcggccaccgtggccaggattcgatcccgcaacctcgtgctcagcagcccaacaccatagccactgagcaaccacagcgtgTGCGATTTTATGGTAGCGTGCAACAAGGCTTGTTTCAAAGAACAGTATGATGAAAGCAACAGAAGTAGGGGTGGGCAATATTCCAAGTTTCCCAAGTTTCGAGTACAAATAGTTAGTGTTTAGCATTCAACTCTTATTCAACAAAGaactacagtcaaacccacttataacaatgagaagctgcggcactgtcaacttttgtatgttttctatggtgaaataacccgcttactacaatgcccccgtGCCgtattatcggttataacaaagtctggctactgggtgtccatgTCGAAAAGGAATGGAATGCGAAattcttgaaaagaaaaaaattcgagCCACTGCAGCCCGCTGCATGCTATCTTCTAGCCTTCTCCGGACCGCCAGCCTCGTGTGCCTCTCTCCCgtcgcccttccacccctccgaccccgaatgggctgcgcccatagctctacgTCGCACAACCCTCCGGAACATTGAATGGACTGCGCCTACTGAGCTGATAGCTGCTCCCCGATTGATCGTTGGCCCCTCATACTGCACAGTGCTGCCGCCGAATTAAGTCGCTCATGCTCATCTTCATTCGTTGCGTCTGTCATTACTATGTGGTTTCTCAGCCTCGTTTGACTCGACGCCGAAACGGAAGATTGTCGATCCAGCCACTGATCATCAGCAATGCATGAGGTTGCCGGTGAACAGAAAGCGCACTGCTATAGAATTGGAAACGAAGTGCTTCTAACCGATGAGGCAATAGTCTCGAACGTGCTTGCGTAGGATAGCAACGACGATGACGGCAGCGATGACGAGGTGgggcaggctgcctcaacgttgtcctcacaggaggccctgcagatgattcagtccctccGGGGCTTTGTTTTCGCAAGAGAAAGATGTCGGCAAGCTTtgcgtaaagcaagcaaagctaacggacatggggttttctcgtgcaagccagtgagaagtagGGGGCGAGATGCTtggcgagatgcttgtggcgatctcGCCCCAGTGTTTCTTCTGGAGTTCCTAAGCCGAGAGACTGCCACAGCAACCTTCTCACACTTTAAtttaaaaggccccttttgaggccaccaTAGCGATGCCTTGGTGGAGCTCACATGTCGCTTGCCGCCCGTAACCCCGGCttgcagttgttatagcagtgccatttttGAATGCCAACAGCCGCGCCTTGTTACACGCAATTGGAGTGTGCAGGAAGCAGAGCtaaacagttaaacgagtcaacacaatcagcagtcCGATGGAGGGAGGTGGTAGGGAGGGGTACTGGCCTCCCCGCCACAATAGTTTTTTCACAACAGCTCTGCAATTGCcctattttgctttttttttcatgcaacccagttacaacaattatcggttataacaatggaattttcgtggcacttgatattgttataagtgggttcgactgtatttgaTATTTTCGAATATCGGAAACTAACCAAATATCTCGCAAAAGCTCACTGTTTAAGTCCCTGATTAATGTTTTCAGTCTGCTAAACACACTACAGCCGATTATCAGAAGTGTGAAAACAACAGAAGTTTTCGAAGCAATCCAGTAACAAAATGAGCAacgcaagctttgttttcggttttgCAGCGCAAGCGTAGATGACAACATGCGATTTTTGTTGGTCTTTCATTTAGCGTTCTGGGCAGTTTAGCTATGTATCAGTTCTATCTTTTACGCTGAAACCCGTCATCTTTTTCTTGCAACGGGCCGGCCCTTTACATGTTTCTATGGCATACAAGACCttcagaagcttttttttttttccatgcatTTTTTTTAACAATTTCTAATCTGTTTCCAGCAATGATTTATTTAGTGTTTTTGGAAACCTAGTCATAGAGCAGCAATTCTTTCTCGGAGAGCTTATTTTCAACCAGGCTCTAATGTCTGAAAGTTTTGATGCAGTATTTCTAATGACAATTGGtgatcttgtgtttaaaactAATAATCTGTCTCTGATAGTTAGCTGCCTTTATTGCACTAGACAGTACATGCATGGTATCTAATTATACCGAAATAAATGTTCCTACTGTAAATATGTGCGTTTGAATATTCAATATTTATTATTCACATTCAAAAAAGCTTATAATTGCCCACCTCTGAACAGAACTTCAGAATAATGACAATTGCTTTTGAGAAGCGGAATCTACAATACAGCCTAAAACTTTGAACATTCTGCGTATAAGCACAAACAGTCAAGCACAGCCAGAGGCTCGCTCACCTGGAGCTGTTCTGGCGTCATGGCCATGATATGTCCTGGTGTGGGTGTAGCCATGGCCATTGCCTTGGCACCTGTAGGTGTAACCCCAGACGGGGTCATGGTGGAAGAAGGTGTCATGGCTGATGGTGTCTGAGGTGTCTGATTGCCCATCTGCGATGATGGCGTCTCATCCCAACGAGAACGCCGTTTGGATGCACTCGGTGTGGGCGTGTCCTGTATAAGGTCAGCTCCACCAGTGCGGTCTGTACGAGGTGTCTCAGCCCAGCCACTGCCATGGCCCGGAGTTTCTGCAAACAGCATAAAGAAAAATAGCCAAATCTCAGCAATTATGCCAAGCTAGATAAAAATTGGTTGAGTGCTCCAGCAGCCACAAAGGAGCAGCAGGGGCGAAACATTAACTTTGCTAAAGCAAtccagcaataccagctgtcatTTTCAGTTGAATAATGTTTGTGATAACATGTTGTACAAGGTGTTGGCGTAACCTATGAGGGCCACGCTCCCATGTTTGGAATTAAAATTAAAAACAAGTTCtgattgttcttttttgtttttcgttttgcAAAACATGCCCTTTAGATTTCAGCAGCTCGTAATCTACTTCCAGCAAGGAGTCCTCAGATTTCAAAGGAGGCCACACTGGTATCTTCACGCATTATCTGCCTATCATatggggaggggggagaggaggGTAGCATATTTGATGCCAATGTCAATAGGGTGTGGCTTGCGGATCCTCACTTTTGTGCTCTAACATGCACATCAATGTTTTTTCAGACAGAAGCTTATGCTATGGTTGAGTAAATACAGCACCGCCTTTTTAGGAAATCCAGCTCCATGGACAGCCGCTCCTTGTACCTACTTGGCAAATGTTCTAAATGCATACAGCATAATGATATGAAATCAGTGCCATGGAGGGGATTGGCCTGTTGGTCCAGCATCTTGCTAGATCTTTTTCATGGCACTGAGCCAGCTATTCCTAGTGCTCTTGATTTACATCACAGTGCAAAGCCTGGTTACCTCTCTCGGTCTTGGGTGTTTCATCCCAGCGATTTCGGCGGGCACTGGGAGTCCCAGGTGCGGCACCCTTCTGTGTGCCTCCTGGTGTTTCATGACCAGGTGTGGCATGGCCCGGTGTTGCATGGGCTGGAGTAGGGTCCCACATGCGGGTGCTGGAATAACCCGGTGTTGCTCCCGGTGTCTCAGAACCCTTGGCTCTGCCTGGCGTCTCATCCCAACGGGCATGTGATGGCGTCTGTGATGACTGACAGAAAAACAAGGGCACAGCTCAGACAGGACTGCAGCAGCAATGGTGGGCTGCTTGCCATAAGAACATGCACCATGCAGCTGTGCATGTGCGGTCCTCTTAAAGGGCTACAGACATGATATTTTAGACTATACATTTTTTTCCCCGTTAAATGAAAGTTCTAGAGCTATAAACCATAGAAAAAATAGTGACAAGCCTCAAAGTGCCgtaaataatttattataatagcttttctacagctaGTTTTTAGTTTAATTTCCCTGGAGGATACTGAGCAGTGACAAAATGACATCAGTTGTCCATCTGCACAAGAGTTGCGCTTCTGCAGCGACAGATGGTGTAGCACTTGCCAGCAAACCCCACTCTCAGAATCCTGTACCCTTTAGCCAAATGGCATGGTCAATCAATGGGAAATATAGGGTATATGCCTACCTCAGCAGCATCCCAGCTAGACTTTTTCTTGGCAGGCGTCTGAGGCGTCTCATCACCAGCCTGGTCCCAGCGCCTGCGTTTCACAGCTGGGGAAAAAACACGCACATAAGCAACACCCTCAAATGGCTTGCTGCGGCCACTTCACCAACAACTTCTTACTCACCTGGTGCAGCCTGTTTGGCTTCACCATTGGACGGCACTGTCTGCAGTTCTCCTGCCTTGGCTTTGTCAGCCAGTTTGCGACGCAGCTCAGCCTACACAATGGAAAGAGGAAGCACAAGTGTTACCACAGTCTGTGCAACATCTTTGTGGCCATCTACACTATGAGAACACCTCTTTTTCTGAAAACTGTTGCTGAAAAAGGTCGCTAACAACTAGCAGTAACGATAAAGCAAAATTTAAACACTAACAGATCTGTTAACACGGAGTGCCATGCTTTTTACCATGAACAGGGCAAATGTAGCCTTTCATGACATGACAGTGTACGTATGTGAGCAGCATGACAGAAGTGATCCCATCAGCATACCAATGTTTACAGGAGAATGCCAACAGCAATTAAGGCCAATACAAACACAAGAAAGGTTTCATTCTATCCCTCCACGGTGGCTCACCAGATATGTGCTCATCGCGCATGTCACAACCAATGAGAACAAGAGAGCTCGCTAATAAAATCGGGGGTGCAGCTCACCTGATCTTTCGTGAGTGCCTGTTCCTGCATGATCACAGTGTAAGTTCTTGACTTCATGTCCGGCGTCTTGCCGCCTGCATCAGTGGTAAAAGCAAAGCGAGGCAGCCTGTGCCGTCAGCTCCAAGGGCAATCACGAAAATCTACCCTGCACATGCTCTGCCCCGCCCCAGACCTGCACTGACAACCTTCCCCCCCGTTACCCAACATGGCAATCACACTTGACACAAAAGAAAACATGAAAGCTAGCTTACAAGCAACAACACTAAACGATGTGTTAAGACAAAATGTGCACAATAAaaggaaaaaacaaagaaagccaGCCCGTAAGACACCAGCCCAGATGCCCACCCCTCCTGGAAGATGCCAGAATGTCAACAGCATGTCAATACATATGCCACTGCCCACTATAACAAAGCCACAAATCTTGCAAGCGCCCCAAAAATCAGCCTACGCCACTGCTGTCCTGTCCGTAACGTCAATACATCTAGGAATTTGTCCCAACTCAAATACATTTAGTTCAGAGCGTGAATTGAAAGCATGCACTACACTCTTACACCCTGTAGTTGTGCAGCCAATAGAAAAATTAGGTCCACTCGACAGGCCATTGCTCACTGACTAAAAGAAAGCCCAAATTATTGAATGAGAATCAATCTGAATTTTCggtataaatttttattttgtcgGTAAAGATAggcctatta
This genomic stretch from Dermacentor silvarum isolate Dsil-2018 chromosome 2, BIME_Dsil_1.4, whole genome shotgun sequence harbors:
- the LOC119442960 gene encoding splicing factor 3B subunit 1-like isoform X1; the protein is MAAPPVSTEDIEAQIRDIQARKAGVGKQGNYDNGEGVPLTASANGAYMDEDIYGHTQSKYDGYVTSIAANDDADADEDDYESTGLMQTKKMPLPSAFLAELTDKDYDPFADRRVPRIADREDQYRAQRRKLMISPERVDPFADGGKTPDMKSRTYTVIMQEQALTKDQAELRRKLADKAKAGELQTVPSNGEAKQAAPAVKRRRWDQAGDETPQTPAKKKSSWDAAESSQTPSHARWDETPGRAKGSETPGATPGYSSTRMWDPTPAHATPGHATPGHETPGGTQKGAAPGTPSARRNRWDETPKTERETPGHGSGWAETPRTDRTGGADLIQDTPTPSASKRRSRWDETPSSQMGNQTPQTPSAMTPSSTMTPSGVTPTGAKAMAMATPTPGHIMAMTPEQLQAYRWEREIDERNRPLTDEELDAMFPPGYKILQPPAGYVPIRTPARKLTATPTPLGGAGAGIPGAGPGFFFQKEEPVKLADSQPKGNLPPLKPEDLQYFDKLLAEVDEELLSPEEQKERKIMKLLLKIKNGTPPMRKAALRQITDKARELGAGALFNQILPLLMSPTLEDQERHLLVKVIDRVLYKLDDLVRPYVHKILVVIEPLLIDEDYYARVEGREIISNLAKAAGLATMISTMRPDIDNIDEYVRNTTARAFAVVASALGIPALLPFLKAVCRSKKSWQARHTGIKIVQQIAILMGCAILPHLRALVEIIEHGLVDEQQKVRTITALALAALAEAATPYGIESFDSVLKPLWKGIRTHRGKGLAAFLKAIGYLIPLMDAEYANYYTREVMLILIREFQSPDEEMKKIVLKVVKQCCATDGVEPQYIKEEVLPHFFKHFWNHRMALDRRNYRQLVDTTVEIANKVGAAEIVNRVVDDLKDENEQYRKMVMETIEKILGNLGATDIDSRLEEQLIDGILYAYQEQTTEDMVMLNGFGTIVNALGKRVKAYLPQICGTILWRLNNKSAKVRQQAADLISRIAVVMKTCQEEKLMGHLGVVLYEYLGEEYPEVLGSILGALKGIVNVIGMHKMTPPIKDLLPRLTPILKNRHEKVQENCIDLVGRIADRGAEYVPAREWMRICFELLELLKAHKKAIRRATVNTFGYIAKAIGPHDVLATLLNNLRVQERQNRVCTTVAIAIVAETCSPFTVLPALMNEYRVPELNVQNGVLKSLSFLFEYIGEMGRDYIYAVTPLLEDALMDRDLVHRQTACAAIQHMSLGVYGFGCEDALVHLLNYVWPNIFETSPHLVQAFMGAVEGLRLALGPIKILQYCLQGLFHPARKVRDVYWKIYNSLYIGGQDALVAGYARVPDDGRNNYIRHELDYIL
- the LOC119442960 gene encoding splicing factor 3B subunit 1-like isoform X2; the encoded protein is MKSRTYTVIMQEQALTKDQAELRRKLADKAKAGELQTVPSNGEAKQAAPAVKRRRWDQAGDETPQTPAKKKSSWDAAESSQTPSHARWDETPGRAKGSETPGATPGYSSTRMWDPTPAHATPGHATPGHETPGGTQKGAAPGTPSARRNRWDETPKTERETPGHGSGWAETPRTDRTGGADLIQDTPTPSASKRRSRWDETPSSQMGNQTPQTPSAMTPSSTMTPSGVTPTGAKAMAMATPTPGHIMAMTPEQLQAYRWEREIDERNRPLTDEELDAMFPPGYKILQPPAGYVPIRTPARKLTATPTPLGGAGAGIPGAGPGFFFQKEEPVKLADSQPKGNLPPLKPEDLQYFDKLLAEVDEELLSPEEQKERKIMKLLLKIKNGTPPMRKAALRQITDKARELGAGALFNQILPLLMSPTLEDQERHLLVKVIDRVLYKLDDLVRPYVHKILVVIEPLLIDEDYYARVEGREIISNLAKAAGLATMISTMRPDIDNIDEYVRNTTARAFAVVASALGIPALLPFLKAVCRSKKSWQARHTGIKIVQQIAILMGCAILPHLRALVEIIEHGLVDEQQKVRTITALALAALAEAATPYGIESFDSVLKPLWKGIRTHRGKGLAAFLKAIGYLIPLMDAEYANYYTREVMLILIREFQSPDEEMKKIVLKVVKQCCATDGVEPQYIKEEVLPHFFKHFWNHRMALDRRNYRQLVDTTVEIANKVGAAEIVNRVVDDLKDENEQYRKMVMETIEKILGNLGATDIDSRLEEQLIDGILYAYQEQTTEDMVMLNGFGTIVNALGKRVKAYLPQICGTILWRLNNKSAKVRQQAADLISRIAVVMKTCQEEKLMGHLGVVLYEYLGEEYPEVLGSILGALKGIVNVIGMHKMTPPIKDLLPRLTPILKNRHEKVQENCIDLVGRIADRGAEYVPAREWMRICFELLELLKAHKKAIRRATVNTFGYIAKAIGPHDVLATLLNNLRVQERQNRVCTTVAIAIVAETCSPFTVLPALMNEYRVPELNVQNGVLKSLSFLFEYIGEMGRDYIYAVTPLLEDALMDRDLVHRQTACAAIQHMSLGVYGFGCEDALVHLLNYVWPNIFETSPHLVQAFMGAVEGLRLALGPIKILQYCLQGLFHPARKVRDVYWKIYNSLYIGGQDALVAGYARVPDDGRNNYIRHELDYIL